The genomic stretch TTTATCCCTTTGTTCTTGAAAAAGTTGTATACACTTTTTGCGTATTGACCAAATTCGTCTAAATAACCTAATTCAAGAAGTATCGCTCCACTATATGGCTCTTCTTCGTAGAGATATGCAAAATTTATCCCATTTCGTTTAAGAATCTGGGATATTTTGTTTAAAATTCTGTAAGCTCTTTCTATCTCATCTTTACTAGGCTTGACGAATTTACCTAAAAACGATAGAGATGAAAGTTTTTCAGCATAGGGTATGAACTTAGAATAGATTTCACTTAAAGTTGCCGTTTGGTACATGCAAGAAGTGTAAAGTATTGTTTCTCCTTTGCTAGGTAAATCTTTCGCCCAACCAGAGCATATCTTTTTATCAATAGGATAGGGAAAAGAATATTTTTGCAAATTATCGTAAATTAATTTTCCCAGCACATATTGTAGTTTTTGGGACGAAATAAAAATATTTGTTTATTATTTTATCACGTCACGTTTATTTTTAAACTATTTATCAGCTTTAACATATTTCTAACAATTATTGAATTACAGTAAATCTTAGGAAATTAAAATTTTAGTCGTAAATTTTACTGATATTCCAAAGCGTATTTTTGTTAAACACCTTTTCTTTTTCTGTCAATATCTTAATATTTCCCTTACTTATGTGCTTAGATTAAACTATTACTCTTAGACTGTAAGGAATTAATTAGGAATAAAATATTTTATGTTGTTTGAGATAATGATATTTATGAAAAGACTACTCAAATGGTATGCGATATATAGGTTAATATTGTTTTTCCTTAAAAGGAGAAGGAGGTGAGGAAAGATCTCATTCATGTATTATTTAGAAAAAGAGTTACAGAAGAGGAGTGAAGAACTAAGTAGAGGTTTCTATGAGCTAGTTTATCCACCTGTTGATATGTATGAAGAAGGAGGATATCTGGTAGTAGTTGCTGATTTAGCCGGTTTTAATAAGGAGAAAATTAAAGCAAGAATAAGTGGACAGAACGAATTGATAATTGAAGCAGAAAGGGAGATCACTGAGCCTGGTGTAAAGTATCTTACTCAAAGACCAAAATATGTTAGAAAAGTAATAAAATTACCTTTTAATGTTGCAAAAGAGGCTGAAATTTCTGGAA from Sulfolobus sp. S-194 encodes the following:
- the hsp14 gene encoding archaeal heat shock protein Hsp14 — encoded protein: MYYLEKELQKRSEELSRGFYELVYPPVDMYEEGGYLVVVADLAGFNKEKIKARISGQNELIIEAEREITEPGVKYLTQRPKYVRKVIKLPFNVAKEAEISGKYENGVLTIRIPIAGTSVIKIE